The Erwinia billingiae Eb661 nucleotide sequence ATATCCAGGCTGGAGTAGTAGCGATCGTCACACTTAAAGCCGACGTATTTGGCCGTCAGATCGGCCCCCACATGCTGTAAGAAGGTTTTCAGCGGCACGCCGCTCCACTGGCCGATAGCGCTCCAGCCTTCAATACAGATCAGCCGGGTGATCTGCGCACTCTGCGGCAGCTGCTTTAGCTGATCCAGCGTCCAGGGCGCTTTCTTCTCCACCTTGCCGGACACTTCAAGCCGGTAGTCGCTGATATCGATATCCGGCACGTTGTACTCAGGGTAAAAGGCGTTGAAGCGGAATGGCCGGGTGATCTGCGCTTCGCTGTAGGTCTGCGCCAGCTTATCGCCGCTGAACAGCCAGGCCTGTACCCGATCGTTCCAGCGCGACATCGCCCACAGCGCTTTATCCACCTGATCGCCGTCCTGCAGGTTGCAACCGGTCAGCATCGACACCGCACCCAGCGTCAGGCCCGATCGCAGGATCAACCGACGCTGCAGATTCACCAGCTGTTTGCGCTGATCCGGCTCAAGGATAATTTTGGGTTTGTCACTCATCGGTGGGTGTCTCCCTGCGGCCACCGGTGATCATCGCCGGCAGCGTTTTCGGCACCAGCAACACCATCACCACATGCACCACCACAAACAGCATCACGCCGCTCATGGCAAAGAAATGGACGTAGCGGGCAATATCAAAGCCACCGAACAGGGCGACCAGCTGGCTGAACTGCACCGGTTTCCAGATCGATAACCCGGACAGCACCAGCAGCGCGCCCAATATCAGCACGCCCACATACAGCAGCTTTTGCACCGCATTGTAGTGCCCCTGCTGGTGCGGCAGCTTAAAGCGCAGCGCCTGGCCGATATCACGCAGCACCGACGCGGGCGTAAAGGGGAAGAAGCGACGACGAAAATGCCCGCTGAACAGCCCCCACAGCACGTAAATCGCCGCGTTGACGAACAGCAGCCACATCACCGCCAGATGCCAGGCGATATTACCGCCCAGCCAGCCACCAAGGGTGAGGAACGCCGGGAAGGTAAACGAAAACAGCGGCGAGGCGTTATAAATGCCCCAGCCGCTCATCACCATGCCAACCATCACCAGCACGTTCAACCAGTGACACAGGCGGACGGGCCACGGATGGACCCGTTTTTTTGCAGAAGCCGGCATGGTTGCTCCGGGTTACATTGGCGGCGTCAGGCCGTCTTTACCGGCAGAAATGCCGCGTGCCACGATGTTGCCCTGCGCATCTTTCATGCCGAACAGCACCACTTTGGTTCCGGCTTTCAGCAGGCTCTTGTTGCCCGGCTCGATCAGCACCACCGGCACGTCGTCAGGCACGATCACGGTTTTTTCCATGTCATGCACTTTGACGGTCAGAGTGTGGCCGTTGCTGTTAACCAGCTTGCCGACGGTGCCGTTGGTCATGGTGTTGATTTTACCGTCCGGCGATTCAAACGGGTTGAAGCCTTCACCGCTGCCACGCAGGCTCGGTGCAAAGACGTGCACTTCCAGCGCTTTCAGCTCGCCATTGGCCATCGGAACCGCGGCGGTGCCGATAAAGCTGTCCGGTTTGATATCGCTCATTTTGGCTTTGCTGACGCTGTTGACCTTGGTCTGGTCGGTGATTTTTACATCCAGCTTATCGCCCTGACGGGTGGTGATCTGCACCGCAGAATCGCTGACCGAGTCGATCGTTCCGCGGGTAGGCTTGATAGTGGTATCTGCAGCGAAAGAGGTGCCGCTGACCAGCAGCGTGCCGAGCAGCAGGGCTGCAATACGGGACTTGATCATGTGTCTCTCCTGAGAAGGATGCTGTGTGTCGACTAGTTAGGGTGCTAAGTAAGCGTAAGCGGAGAACAGGAAACTACCAGGAAGATTGCGGTTTTTTTGTATTTTAAAACGTTACGGGCCGCGCATCCCCGGCCACAGAGCGGGCCGGGGGGCATTTATACCATCAAATTAGTTGATGATATTCAGGGTCACGTCGATGTTGCCACGGGTTGCATTAGAGTACGGGCAAACGATGTGCGCAGCGTCGACCAGTTTTTTGGCTTCCGCTTCGTCCATGCCTTCCAGATGAATATTCAGTTTGGCTTCGATACCGAAACCGGTCGGGATCGCGCCGATGCCCACTTCGCCTTCAATAAAGGCGTCTTTCGGGATAGCGATTTTGTCGCGACCGGCCACAAATTTCATCGCACCAAGGAAGCATGCAGAGTAACCGGCAGCAAACAGCTGCTCTGGGTTAGTCGCTTCGCCGCCTGCGCCGCCCATTTCTTTCGGCACGCCCAGCTTAACGTCCAGCACGCCGTCGGAAGAGGTCGCACGGCCGTCACGGCCACCGGTGGCTTTAGCTTTTGCGGTATAAACTACTTTTTCGATAGACATGGTGAAACTCCTGTTGAGTGCTTTATACGCGATTAAATCGCGCGCTATTTATATAACAAAAAGAATCGATACTGATTTTAGTGCATCCGCGCTTACCCGTTAAGGTTGTCGCGCAGCGTTTCCAGTCCGGTTTTCAGCGAGGTCAGCGTATCGCCGTCACACGCCGTGGCGCAGAACACCGACTCAGGGATGTTCTCGGCCTTACGGCGCAATTCAGCGCCCTGCTCCGTTAAGGTCACCACCACCTGGCGCTCATCTTTGCGTGAACGCTGGCGATTAAGCAGTCCGGCGGCTTCCAGTCGTTTCAGCAGCGGCGTTAAGGTCGCGGAATCAAGGAAAAGACGCTCGCCAATCTCGGAGACGGTGACGTCATCCTTCTCCCACAGCACCAGCAGCACCAGATATTGCGGATAGGTGACATCGAGCTGGGTCAGCAGCTGCCGGTAAAGCTTGTGGAGCGCCAGATTGGCGGAATAAAGCGCAAAGCACAGCTGTTGATCAAGCAACAGTGGCGAGTCTTTGGCTTTTTTGTCATCTTTATCTTTCGTCATGACCAAAAATATAAATAGTGCACGATATATTTGCAAGCTAATTTCTATCTATGGGGGAAAACGGATGGATTCACTGGAAGAACAGGCACGGCGATATGCCACCAAAGCCCACGCGGAAGCGGGCCAGCGCCGCAAATATACCGATGAACCCTATATCGTTCATCCGGCGGCCGTGGTCGAACTGGTCAGAAGCGTGACCGACAACGAAGTGATGCTGGCGGCCGCGTGGCTGCACGACACGGTTGAGGACACGCCATCCACCTTAAATGACATCAGCAACTTTTTTGGTCCGCAAGTCGCGGAGCTGGTCGAGATGCTGACCGACTGCCCGCCGGCGGACGC carries:
- a CDS encoding cytochrome b/b6 domain-containing protein produces the protein MPASAKKRVHPWPVRLCHWLNVLVMVGMVMSGWGIYNASPLFSFTFPAFLTLGGWLGGNIAWHLAVMWLLFVNAAIYVLWGLFSGHFRRRFFPFTPASVLRDIGQALRFKLPHQQGHYNAVQKLLYVGVLILGALLVLSGLSIWKPVQFSQLVALFGGFDIARYVHFFAMSGVMLFVVVHVVMVLLVPKTLPAMITGGRRETPTDE
- a CDS encoding molybdopterin-dependent oxidoreductase; this encodes MSDKPKIILEPDQRKQLVNLQRRLILRSGLTLGAVSMLTGCNLQDGDQVDKALWAMSRWNDRVQAWLFSGDKLAQTYSEAQITRPFRFNAFYPEYNVPDIDISDYRLEVSGKVEKKAPWTLDQLKQLPQSAQITRLICIEGWSAIGQWSGVPLKTFLQHVGADLTAKYVGFKCDDRYYSSLDMPTALHPQTILALDFDKKPLPPDFGYPLRLRAPTKLGFKNAKHIGAIFVTNENPGGYWEDQGYNWFSGI
- a CDS encoding organic hydroperoxide resistance protein translates to MSIEKVVYTAKAKATGGRDGRATSSDGVLDVKLGVPKEMGGAGGEATNPEQLFAAGYSACFLGAMKFVAGRDKIAIPKDAFIEGEVGIGAIPTGFGIEAKLNIHLEGMDEAEAKKLVDAAHIVCPYSNATRGNIDVTLNIIN
- a CDS encoding MarR family winged helix-turn-helix transcriptional regulator; translated protein: MTKDKDDKKAKDSPLLLDQQLCFALYSANLALHKLYRQLLTQLDVTYPQYLVLLVLWEKDDVTVSEIGERLFLDSATLTPLLKRLEAAGLLNRQRSRKDERQVVVTLTEQGAELRRKAENIPESVFCATACDGDTLTSLKTGLETLRDNLNG